Proteins encoded by one window of Eremothecium cymbalariae DBVPG#7215 chromosome 1, complete sequence:
- the BOS1 gene encoding Bos1p (similar to Ashbya gossypii ABR239C 1-intron) — translation MNALYNHAVKQRNLLQRDLEKFERELFTAPISLQGSIATALVSLEKSIDQYKNHLAKFETVLQDDNKEDHIKYQTRLSSLENTLTESKELFHRLRQQYNSSSAREQIFNNATGAAFDEGVTTTNKRSVPSQQQLPMQLDSQRSTIHSSGGLPLYEGLKKEHSIFARTNSQLDTILKMGQESLEDIIEQNHILQQAQRKMVSTLQVLGVSNETIDRISRHVFKDKMIFWIALILMFVGFYYALKLLG, via the exons ATG AATGCTCTTTACAATCATGCAGTGAAACAAAGAAATTTGCTTCAGAGAGATCTTGAAAAGTTCGAGAGGGAACTATTTACTGCTCCAATATCACTACAAGGTTCAATTGCGACAGCGTTGGTTTCTTTAGAAAAGTCTATCGACCAATATAAAAATCATTTGGCCAAGTTTGAAACGGTTTTACAAGACGATAACAAAGAGGATCATATCAAGTATCAAACGAGATTATCATCCCTAGAAAATACCCTTACTGAGAGTAAGGAACTGTTTCATAGACTTCGGCAGCAATACAATTCTAGTTCTGCTAGGGAACAGATATTCAATAATGCAACGGGGGCTGCATTTGATGAAGGTGTTACTACTACAAATAAAAGAAGTGTACCCTCACAGCAGCAATTGCCTATGCAATTGGACAGTCAAAGAAGCACCATACATTCTTCAGGGGGGTTACCTTTATATGAAGGTCTTAAGAAGGAACATTCCATATTCGCCCGTACTAACTCCCAACTAGATACCATCTTAAAAATGGGACAAGAATCTCTAGAGGACATTATAGAACAAAATCATATACTACAGCAGgcacaaagaaaaatggtCTCGACATTACAAGTGTTAGGTGTATCTAATGAAACTATTGATCGGATTAGCAGGCATGTATTTAAAGACAAAATGATATTCTGGATAGCGTTGATATTAATGTTTGTTGGCTTTTATTATGCACTTAAACTTTTGGGATGA
- the SIC1 gene encoding cyclin-dependent protein serine/threonine kinase inhibiting protein SIC1 (similar to Ashbya gossypii ABR240W), with translation MTPATPPRSRSTRYSKELDKNGSLLKTPHRGATEVSQCGGPITPGSITRKPVMLLGNALVPDLRSERVITSPSKCLKSPEYTPRRSRHRRRSGILDAELPSTNRVLFPVNLKDSLIPSGRLGGKKPCASKLLSYENGVKSTSPEVTSLLLSPKRAGVFSSGIECENDGDSEAHDPDETCWDNTHKRKYAKHTPGTPTDKLISFQLAKDWNNNSAFLSSSEEEHEPINVKKIKLPNPFLSDEFANFALRRQRGRQLLLDNPDIESTVTLVNKKGKVVEKRELTPDELDRFKPKMLFLKELEDENEKHIEEQGKCLQ, from the coding sequence ATGACGCCTGCCACACCCCCAAGGTCGAGAAGTACAAGATATTCAAAGGAGCTTGATAAGAATGGATCACTTCTTAAAACTCCCCATAGGGGTGCGACAGAGGTTAGCCAATGTGGTGGTCCAATTACTCCAGGGTCGATAACCCGTAAGCCTGTGATGCTACTAGGGAATGCACTTGTTCCCGATCTTCGTTCTGAGCGTGTTATAACATCTCCTTCGAAGTGTTTAAAATCACCTGAATATACTCCCCGCAGGTCTCGCCACCGAAGGCGCTCAGGCATTCTTGATGCTGAATTGCCATCCACAAATCGTGTTTTGTTTCCGGTGAATTTGAAAGACAGTCTGATACCGTCGGGTAGGCTGGGTGGGAAAAAACCTTGTGCTTCTAAACTGCTATCATATGAGAATGGTGTCAAATCTACATCGCCTGAAGTTACGTCGTTACTGCTATCCCCAAAGAGGGCTGGCGTTTTTAGTTCCGGCATAGAGTGTGAAAACGACGGCGATTCTGAGGCACACGATCCTGATGAAACGTGCTGGGACAATACACATAAACGGAAATATGCGAAGCATACGCCTGGAACGCCTACCGATAAGCTGATATCATTTCAACTTGCTAAAGATTGGAATAACAATTCTGCATTTCTTTCCTCctctgaagaagaacacGAACCTATCAATgtcaaaaaaatcaagTTACCGAATCCATTTCTATCTGATGAATTTGCAAACTTTGCATTGAGGAGACAGCGGGGTAGGCAGCTTTTACTTGATAATCCCGATATTGAGTCAACTGTGACTCTCGTAAAtaagaaaggaaaagtCGTCGAGAAACGGGAATTAACGCCTGATGAATTAGATCGGTTTAAACCGAAAATGTTATTTTTAAAGGAGTTAGAGGATGAAAATGAGAAGCACATAGAAGAACAAGGCAAGTGTctgcaataa
- the FMP25 gene encoding Fmp25p (similar to Ashbya gossypii ABR238W), with the protein MFIAYLRVPRLISRRVFSTSHLCRVKPQYDDAEILAEQVNHSVYKAKRTRMDYNWNAKSQAEVEKEHEDRIEKMQKLSAIFQGMLFLFGIGTVGTLYLQWPQVKGWWLAKDIRVDDDTIERLIRFKRKKAILAIPSLPIDQPTSDVPGLYYWGSRLGDGNSNFPVRVPWFDNKHLRSIALAESGLNLAIDEKGDLYRWDTNSCELYLPDQNLLEVHISNGAAYALNKQGEILIVPLSDEKLLKRHISWHRSFVKPWRKYCFYDWKLDTASVFKSRTESRIEQFSVGIEHLIFLSNGGKAYACATGIKTKKSGVSKGQFGVPELSRFDTFPECNKAFEIELLNSTVTDDGKLCSRTIEQIACGSYHTLARDSDGHIYSFGINTHGQLGLPISYDSEYVPFPKMVGNFRAHFPQNQFKCVDIHCCGDTSFVGIVPQTVADNYVQNQNGNIGPGYENATYFSFGNGIQGQLGNGHFKHSLHEPTKMKVINDTNGDQAQQSKGSHVTEWYCGERHIMCKLENGELLAWGCNENGQLGNGKRVRWARPGNIPKLLEPRVDYTEEPSKTLFNPENKLILSKNQQIALGPNSSCLYWKIDK; encoded by the coding sequence ATGTTCATCGCTTATCTAAGGGTACCTAGGTTGATTAGTAGGAGAGTTTTCTCTACTAGTCACCTCTGCCGAGTAAAACCGCAGTATGATGATGCTGAAATATTGGCTGAACAAGTGAACCATAGTGTATACAAAGCCAAACGTACTAGAATGGACTACAATTGGAATGCAAAGTCTCAAGCAGAGGTAGAAAAAGAACATGAAGATCGCATCGAGAAAATGCAAAAGCTTTCTGCTATTTTTCAGGGTATGCTGTTCCTTTTCGGTATCGGTACAGTCGGTACCTTATACTTACAATGGCCTCAAGTTAAAGGGTGGTGGCTGGCTAAAGATATTAGggttgatgatgatactATTGAAAGGCTAATAAGATTTAAAAGGAAGAAAGCTATTCTAGCTATCCCATCTTTACCAATAGATCAACCCACATCTGATGTTCCTGGGCTTTATTATTGGGGGTCTAGATTAGGAGACGGTAATAGTAACTTTCCTGTACGTGTTCCTTGGTTTGACAACAAACATTTAAGAAGTATTGCTTTAGCGGAAAGTGGATTGAACTTAGCCATCGATGAGAAAGGTGATCTCTATCGGTGGGATACAAATAGTTGTGAATTATATCTTCCAGATCAAAATCTCCTAGAAGTTCATATATCTAATGGTGCTGCTTATGCGCTAAATAAGCAGGGGGAAATTCTTATCGTTCCTTTATCTGATGAAAAACTACTCAAAAGACACATCTCGTGGCATAGATCTTTTGTGAAACCTTGGCGTAAGTACTGCTTTTACGACTGGAAACTAGATACTGCCTCTGTTTTCAAATCCAGAACCGAATCAAGAATTGAACAGTTTTCAGTTGGTATTGAGCATCTaatctttctttcaaatgGCGGTAAAGCATATGCATGTGCTACAGggattaaaacaaaaaagtcTGGTGTTTCAAAGGGCCAATTTGGTGTTCCAGAACTCTCTAGGTTTGACACCTTTCCAGAGTGTAATAAGGCATTTGAAATAGAGCTTCTAAATTCTACGGTAACTGATGATGGCAAATTGTGTTCAAGAACCATAGAACAGATAGCATGCGGTAGTTATCACACTTTAGCTCGCGATTCAGATGGCCACATATATTCATTTGGTATCAATACACATGGCCAGCTAGGTCTACCAATATCCTATGATTCAGAATATGTCCCATTCCCTAAAATGGTTGGAAACTTCAGAGCTCATTTTCCACAAAATCAATTTAAATGCGTAGACATACACTGCTGTGGCGATACGTCCTTTGTAGGCATTGTACCACAGACAGTAGCAGATAATTATGTTCAGAACCAAAATGGTAACATAGGTCCCGGCTATGAAAATGCTACTTacttttcttttggaaatGGTATTCAAGGTCAGTTGGGCAACGGCCATTTTAAGCACTCACTTCATGAACCTACGAAAATGAAAGTGATTAATGATACCAATGGTGATCAAGCACAGCAATCTAAGGGCTCACATGTCACTGAATGGTATTGTGGTGAGAGACATATTATGTGCAAATTAGAAAATGGTGAACTACTAGCCTGGGGCTGTAATGAAAACGGCCAGCTAGGAAATGGAAAAAGAGTAAGGTGGGCACGGCCAGGAAACATTCCCAAGTTACTCGAACCACGTGTTGATTACACGGAAGAGCCTAGTAAAACCTTGTTCAACCCGGAAAATAAACTGATATTATCGaaaaaccaacaaataGCACTTGGCCCGAACTCTTCATGTttatattggaaaattgACAAATGA
- the RGD2 gene encoding GTPase-activating protein RGD2 (similar to Ashbya gossypii ABR241C): MPSFADSFWTDDSSTGVQTLFAQLHEGCNQNDLFIQLFASRMQYEVVYGRQLCNMRSGIDKFDAQKSTISNALNEIIDQMVQEGNHHLTIASNIEATVLTPFSKWSEEHRQRIEYSEKILNKSLTKFGKSKKYVEKLEQTYFNKCRALEDFKREQFNEDDLASAMEALQLQKEHDKTVAKEREFQEFGTFGSISLDYKSTREILHALLTQLEKQEYKVPLINYIIPNTNNGSEIVKFLLQHMSLKDLDQAEAFGQDLLNKGFLKYCNGVGTSFINSKKFQYQWKAYAYEFARVSQPGTELEDISGDNTSESGFSNSVISNEPSRFSAYFHDITSRITSSEPSQEMTKYNDASSPSSNLQSPLLTEQQRTLLKLFNDVDIADAKYRHECMKMDSLRCSVEELIVDHYTFMEKCENDRLVAVKKVTLDFCATLGNKISSMKIAVERMIASENSMDPGADILNLVEKYRTGVFQPKVIPYNNYYNPGGYQVFGIDLESRCRLDKKTVPIIVSTLLSYMDQIYPEMENDNERTTVWTVPVKLQSTHQLRKLLNDRPFKNEEEIFNIIKDCKAEPSLVASLLKIYLLELPTPLISDNIYDVMKSLYSEFPPVPNEGVTSHGQETIDKHRIQGLIHTLSTLSKPRVATLDAITNHFYRLIKILKMSELEASQALADDLAIRISQEFANCIIQVKLPDGNDLGYKIFYDLLTYKKQIFKDLKGHGSRSNKSTHSNKDNDSQ, encoded by the coding sequence GTCGACTATCAGTAATGCTTTAAATGAGATTATCGATCAAATGGTTCAGGAGGGCAACCATCATTTGACGATTGCTTCGAACATTGAGGCTACCGTTTTGACTCCTTTTAGTAAGTGGAGTGAGGAGCATCGACAAAGGATTGAATACAGTGAGAAAATACTAAACAAAAGCTTAActaaatttggaaaatcCAAGAAATATGTGGAGAAGCTAGAGCAAACGTACTTCAACAAATGTAGAGCTCTTgaagatttcaaaagagAGCAATTCAATGAGGATGATTTGGCAAGTGCCATGGAAGCTCTTCAATTGCAAAAAGAACATGATAAAACTGTAGCAAAGGAGCGTGAATTTCAGGAATTTGGCACTTTTGGTTCAATTAGTTTGGATTATAAATCTACAAGAGAAATTCTTCATGCATTGTTGACACAGTTAGAAAAGCAAGAGTATAAAGTCCCATTGATTAATTACATTATTCCAAATACAAATAATGGTAGTGAAATTGTAAAGTTTCTCTTGCAACATATGTCTTTAAAAGATTTAGATCAGGCGGAGGCATTTGGCCAAGATCTACTTAATAAAGGTTTTTTAAAGTACTGCAATGGCGTTGGGACTAGCTTTATTAACTCAAAAAAGTTTCAATACCAGTGGAAGGCTTATGCGTATGAGTTTGCGCGTGTTTCACAACCGGGAACAGAATTAGAAGATATTAGTGGTGATAATACGAGTGAGTCGGgattttccaattcagtAATATCTAATGAACCAAGTAGATTTAGCGCCTATTTCCATGATATTACGTCAAGAATCACAAGTTCGGAGCCTTCACAAGAGATGACCAAGTATAATGATGCTTCAAGCCCATCTAGTAACTTACAATCACCACTTCTAACCGAACAACAGAGGACGCTTCTAAAGCTATTCAATGATGTGGACATAGCAGATGCAAAGTACCGTCATGAATGTATGAAGATGGACTCCTTGCGTTGCTCAGTCGAGGAGTTAATTGTTGATCACTACACTTTCATGGAAAAATGTGAAAATGACAGACTTGTTGCCGTTAAGAAGGTTACTTTGGACTTTTGTGCTACCTTGGGTAACAAAATTTCCTCCATGAAAATAGCAGTTGAAAGAATGATCGCCAGCGAAAATTCAATGGATCCTGGTGCGGATATATTAAATCTCGTTGAGAAGTACCGTACAGGAGTTTTCCAACCAAAAGTTATTCCTTACAATAATTACTACAATCCAGGTGGCTACCAGGTGTTTGGTATTGATTTAGAGTCTCGTTGCCGTCTGGACAAAAAAACGGTTCCGATAATTGTATCTACTCTTCTATCCTATATGGATCAGATATACCCGGAGATGGagaatgataatgaaaGAACTACTGTATGGACTGTACCGGTAAAGTTGCAGTCCACACATCAGCTACGAAAATTACTTAATGACAGGCCATTCAAaaacgaagaagaaatatttaatataatCAAAGATTGCAAAGCCGAACCAAGTTTAGTTGCCAGCTtgttaaagatatatttgttaGAGCTTCCCACCCCCTTGATCTCTGATAACATATATGATGTTATGAAAAGTTTATATTCAGAGTTTCCTCCTGTTCCTAATGAAGGGGTGACTTCTCATGGCCAGGAAACTATTGACAAGCACAGAATACAAGGTCTTATTCATACTTTGAGTACATTATCCAAACCACGGGTAGCCACTTTAGATGCCATCACAAACCATTTCTACAGGttaattaaaattttaaagatgagTGAACTGGAAGCCAGCCAGGCCTTAGCTGATGATTTGGCCATTAGAATCTCACAAGAATTTGCCAATTGTATTATTCAAGTAAAATTACCGGATGGTAACGATTTAGGCTATAAAATCTTTTATGATTTGTTGACTTataagaaacaaatatttaaagatttgaaaGGCCACGGCTCAAGGAGCAACAAATCCACTCATTCAAATAAAGACAACGACAGTCAATAA